From the genome of Acropora palmata chromosome 8, jaAcrPala1.3, whole genome shotgun sequence:
GTGCTCAAGGGGTGCTCATAACTACGATGatcaagttatttttgttaccAACCATTTTAGGCAACCTGcaagagattaaaaaaagaccTTTTAAATCTCATAgcacaaaaaccaaaatttacTGTAGATTGCAAAAAGGATGGCAGCTGCAAGAGGTCATTTCCAATTCAGCTTCTCAGAGGTCAATGGTGGTTGGCCAATTATATTAAAGTTTGCAGAAGGTACTGTTTGGCTGAGCCATCAATTTTTTCCAAGgaatttgaagtttttgataGAGTCACATACTGTCAGTTCTTTGTTTGAGAACTGCACTGGAGTGTCAAAGTACCTTTATCTTGCAATTTGATGGGCTATCTATTGGCAATTAAAATAAGAGGACATGAATTTAATTTGCTATCAGATGGTTTTTGAGCAAAATTACTCTCTGTGAACTTTAGTGTCCCTTTCACTGATGGTGATTGGTTGAGAAGATTGTAGAATGATAGGAGCTATTTCAGCCTCCTCATGATGGGAAGAAACAAAGTTTGTGTTTCAAGTGGAGAgggcttttttcttttccttatttcTGTTATTTTCTTGTGTATTTTTTGTCTACCTTAGCGAAAGTTCATTTAATATGACAAGGGCGGTTGGGTGAAGATGTTGAGATGGGGGggctttaaaaatttttagACACGTGAAGGGGGGGGCTCTGAAAAAATTGTTGGTCAAGGAGGGGGGctccaaaaatttattataATCCATTTGAAGACAATAACggtaaatatatttaacaCAGTCTAGCAATCTTTTTTCAAGGGTGAAAAGGAATTTAAGGAGGAGGGAGGGGCTCTAAAATTTTTTCGACTACCaaggagggggggggggctccTAAAAAATTGATCCATTAGCAAGGGGGGCTGCTAAAATTTCAAGCTTCGAGTTTCAATATCTCCCTCCCTCCCTTGTCATAGTAAATGAACTTTCCCTTAGGGGCCAACCATTTTACTTTAGGGGCAGGTGGGTGATTTGGtatgtaatttaattttttttccaacccCTTAATTAAcaccgtttttttttcttggggtATGTGCTTGCAGgatattttttctctctcGAACATTctgtatgaatttttttttggtggatAGGTTGGTAAAAAGGCATCCATTATAAATCAAATTATAAAGGATCTGTGAAagaatctttgaaaaaaattctttatttttatctatTACAGAGTTTTCAACTGACCTTTATAATACAGTACATGTGGGTGGCATTTGGTGTAATAGCAGTTATTACACCTTAATTTATATGTTCTTTTGCATCTATCTTATTTAATTCTGTTAGGAtgttacataattataatagCAGATTATCTAGCAAAATGACTTATGTTATTCCAAAAGTCAGAACAAATTATGGAACTTTCAACATAAGATTTCAGGGTGCTAAAGTGTGGAATGATAGAAGTGATGACATAAAGCTTCTTCCCCtgaaaatttttaagaaaaacctTAAGTTAATTCTTCTtgaaaaatactaataattctTCTAGCCTTACATTGTTTATTACTTTGATATTCATAGCGTTTTTTGACCTTGCTCGTTTTGTGTGTGTCTGTGTTGTGTGTGAATGTTATATCGATCTGGCCCAAATCGTTAAATGAGATAAATCACCTAAGTATAGCTGCCCTTTTTTTTCTAGCCCCTATGGTTATTTGGGGCAGCTAGTACTCTTctatatttttgttaattcatattgtttatttgaattGTAATATGTTGGGtacaaataaagttgttgttgttgttgttgttgactaTTAGAGACTGACAATTTAAGAGATTGTTtcatagtctttgcaaaatatcAAGTTGTCTACAGTTGAAATAGTTTATATTAATAGAACAGAGAACTCTCTGCATGTTTGTAGCAAATagatattttaataaaattccTTGATTTAGAGTGCACTTAAAACATTGTTCTTCAGATCAAAACATCAGCCGTGATCtttaatttgacaaaaatgtaTCAAGATTGGTAACCACGGGTGCTatcaatttaaagaaaaagcaatCTGAGGGGAGCACAATATTGTGCTATGAATACTTCTTTTATATTAATAGCCAAGTCCAGAAGGGTGGATTGCACTGTCCATTGGacaaatcactatccactagataactcaataggttttgttAGTgcttatccagtggatagtgatttatctgcttaatcataaaaattacaatttcctcaattgtgattggtttgaaaaactcctatttcccactaattcacttcccaagttgttatcggacagtttgctATGGGACAtcttgttatcggacagtttgttatcggacagttcaacaaaccaatcacattcaaagttgtagtttaaatcaaccaataacatttaaacttgtagtttaaatcaaccaatcacaaccttggtttcaatcacctTACAAACAGTATACAAACTCCTATTTCTGCaccctttgtcagttttttaatgtaaatttccGGTTGTCAGATAACTtgactatttttcttttttcggaaattgtaatttttatgattaattggtaataggacttcgtgtcgtccaattcggactgtaatcatactcgtgataaacaaatcagactcccgctgcgcggtcgtccgattttattatcactcgtatgattacagaccgaattggactccgctcagtcctattaccattacttatagCACTATCCAACCCTTGAACAACTCAGATCAGTCTGAGAAAccaaaaacacaaacacaatAACAAGTTCATCTCAAAAAGTTTAATAACATCCTTGGTCTGACTTTACAATCATTTAAAACAAGTTAAGATTCCTCACCATCTCTATGTGAAGTATGTTTTCATTGCAGTGTGTTTTTGAGAATAAGtacaaagttgaaaattatGCGTTTAAAATGGTCTTTGACAAAACTCCACCATTGGCAATTACCTGAACTATACATACATAGATACatttcctttatttaaacacaatTGGGTTTAAAGCATGTGGCTTACATATTCACAacctgaaaataattattaatgaaaccTATTTTAACTATAAATCGATTGATCAGTgaaaagtcaaattttaaGAATTGAGAACAAGTCTGAAAATTTAGGATCCAAATTTcactttgcttttttctgattggttcttgtcTGACCTCTTAGGAAGCAAGACgttttggacaattttctgattggttcattatAAAGAACTCTGACTGGTTCATTTTAAAGAACTCTGATTGGTGCCTTTGGATCCATATATCAAACACTTCCCTATTCCTCTTCAATCAACAATTCTAACATCATACCTTAACAAGAcagattttgtgcaaaaaatgaCTCACTACTGaaggtgaaaaaagaaaaactttgtaCATAGTAAGGGTTCCTTGGGCATGAAGGGAAAGCAGCAGAGCTCAGACCATGGACACATCCAACTTTGagaacttttgaaaatatctGATCATCTTCTCTTAGTGACTCTCACTATGGTGAGCtgactttcaaaatcaaattgatttGTAAATTCTTGGTAATGTAATAAATGACTGTTGTTATGAAATTTGTTgtggtatttttttctttcaaattccaAATGTATTTGTTAATGGCTCTTTCATGTTTGAGTCCCTTTTGTTGTGTATATCCATGGTCCCTTTTTAATTTCACCTTTTATCTTATCCGCTATTAGTACATGATTTCAAATTAGTTGAGCTTTCAATGAAGGGGTTTCGCGTGTTAAGAGTATATAGTCTTTACATACAAGAACTTCGCAATTACTTTGCTTTCCCGCGTCGGTTAAATACTTGCGTCCCTCCTCTGTGAAGTTACCAAAGAGGTATAACttttctagtttacaattactgtgctcaagtgctgcagcgaaatccttcgctgcgttgtcggtGAACTTCTTACCACAGAGCTTTAacgattctagtttacaattactgtgcttaagtgctgcagcgaaattcttcgctgcgttgtcggtGAAGTTGTTTCTACTGAGGCTTAACCATtgtagtttacaattactgtgcttaagtgctgcGGCGAAATCCTTCGCCGCGTTGTCGGTGAACTTGTTTCCACTGAGGTCTAacgattctagtttacaattactgtgcttaagtgctgcagcgaaatccttcgctacGTTGTCGGCGAAATTGTTTACACTGAGGTTTAACCATtgtagtttacaattactgtgcttaagtgctgcagcgaaatccttcgctacGTTGTCGGTGAAATTGTTTACACTGAGGTCTAACCATtgtagtttacaattactgtgcttaagtgctgcagcgaaatccttcgccgCGTTGTCGGTGAACTTGTTTGCATTGAGGTCTAacgattctagtttacaattactgtgctcaagtgctgcagcgaaatcctttgCTGCGTTGTCGGTGAGCTGGTTGTCATTGACCATCAACTCTTTTAGTTTGCGTTCCCTGTtgacaataaaatttttcacttCGTTTGCACCTAACTCACCCAACTGATTCTGGTACAAATTAATGGACAAAACTTGTTGAGCATTTTCTAAGAAATGTAAGACAGCAGCAACATCAATAGGTGCTAGTGAATAAACCCTTAATTGAACCGcgttgaatttaattttctctagtttgttttttaatacTGGTTGATGTTCATTGTTTATCTCATACAGACACTTACATACTTGAACAGCTAGATTGTAATCTCCTGTCGCTGGCCAAGAGGTCAGATCTGGTTCTGAAGAAAGAATATTTTCTCTCTTCTCAGTCGACTTCGGCAACAATTTGATAAAAATGTCGCTGGCTAGTGAGCTCTTCAGCAATCCCGCAACGAATTGCAGTACCACTTGCCATGTGCCGTCATTAATAAACTTCGAAACAAATTCTTCAATTCCCTCATCTGTCTCGGTGTCGACCAGATGCTTTGATGCAAAAAATTCTTGCACCGTTAGGTGAGTGAAACAGAATTGGGACTTTGGCGGGTCATTCAATGATCACTTTGATTGTACGTCCGGTAGTTTGTGAAGCAGTCCGCATTCTTCCAACCCAATGACTTCGCTTGATTCAAAGAGCAGTCTTCCTTCCTTAATCCCTTTAAAAGCGATTTCTCCAAGTCTGTAGAAgagttttttaactttttcagggaagttttcaaatggctcATACATGTGCGTTTTCCTCAACTTTTCGAGTTCCTCTAAAGACAAGTTTTCCCTGTTGTGTTTGAAGAAGACCATCTTTACGGTCATTTGATAAATGTCCGTTATTTTTGTCGGGAGCTGCTGGGAAGAACCGgacaggaaaatttgaagcaagcagtggcaaatgagaaaacagTTCACTGGGATGTAGCATAACGAAAAGAGATTTGCGTTGGACTTGATGTGTTGCCAAATTTTCTCCTTTGCTCCCGTGAAATCTTGAGAAAATCTCTCGACGTACTCTTCAACATTTGTGGACGTAAATCCGAGAATTTCCACTGTTCTTTGAAAAGTTACGTGTTCAACATATTCCGCAGCTTTTGgtcttgttgttgttagtATGCTCGCACCACGAAGAAGTTCTCCCGCCGCCAGTTTGTTATACAAAACGGAAAGGGGCATCTTTACTTCCACATTGTTCTTGTAAGTTTGGTCATCTTCTTGGGCGTTGATATCctcttttcttgaatattcATCCAGTCCATCAAAAATTAAGAGAACTTTCGTGGGTTCGTTCTGAACAAACTCCAAAACAGAATCATCCAAACACTGGACTGTTTCTGCGCGAGCCAACAGCTCATGAAGGCTCAACTCTGCGTTATCATTAAAGCGCCTAAACTTTACGAGGAATACAATGTTGAAGTGAGATTTCTCGTGATGGTCTTCATTAAAAGCTTGATCAGTTGCCCAAAGACGAAGCATCTTCGTGCTCAATGATGTCTTTCCTATCCCAGGACGGCCAACAACTAGAACATTTGCGTGCTTTTTGTCAATGATATCCTCTGCTTTTGCGAAGTGGCAGTCCTCTGCATTAGGCGGGTATTTTTTGAGCTGTTCCCGCCTATCTT
Proteins encoded in this window:
- the LOC141889758 gene encoding nucleotide-binding oligomerization domain-containing protein 1-like, which encodes PDTRRTEQLSDLKQPFRRPNPGEGPKHDLKIDEIYVNVAIHEGRALHGFKKDRREQLKKYPPNAEDCHFAKAEDIIDKKHANVLVVGRPGIGKTSLSTKMLRLWATDQAFNEDHHEKSHFNIVFLVKFRRFNDNAELSLHELLARAETVQCLDDSVLEFVQNEPTKVLLIFDGLDEYSRKEDINAQEDDQTYKNNVEVKMPLSVLYNKLAAGELLRGASILTTTRPKAAEYVEHVTFQRTVEILGFTSTNVEEYVERFSQDFTGAKEKIWQHIKSNANLFSLCYIPVNCFLICHCLLQIFLSGSSQQLPTKITDIYQMTVKMVFFKHNRENLSLEELEKLRKTHMYEPFENFPEKVKKLFYRLGEIAFKGIKEGRLLFESSEVIGLEECGLLHKLPDVQSK